AGGAACGCCTGGATCAGGGTCGGCTTCTCCCGGCGCGGACGGGGCTTGGCTGGCATCGCGCGATCCTATCCGCCCCCGGCGCGCGATGGGCGCGCTCGCTCGCCCCGGCGGCCGCGGTGCGCGACGTGATCTCCGAGGCGGTCATGCGCGAGCCCCCGACCGGTCCTCGGAGAGCTTCCTCTGCCGGCGCGATCTCGCGCGCTGTCGCCCGGCCTACGTCCTCTCCCCGCTCGAAACCGAAGGCGGCGAGCTGACGAACCTCGAGCAGGAGGTGCGGCACAGCATTCGCGAGCACGAGCTCCTGGTCAAGAACGCGGACGCGAGCTCGAAGAGAAGTGGTCGTTCGCCGAGCAGCTCGCCGACCGCATCGCGACCTACGGCGGGAGCTGGGCGTTCATCCTCCTCGATCTGATCCTCTCCTGCCCCGCGGCGATCCAGGCGCCGGTGATCATGATGAGTCAGAACCGGCAGGAGGCGAAGGACCGGTTCCGCTCGCAGCACGACGACCAGGTCAACCTCAAGGCCGAGCTCCGCCTGCGGGAGCACCTCGCGAGCTTCGAGTGGCCGACGTCGGAGGTGTGTCCGCTCGAGGTCGCGACGCTCCGAGCTCAGCTCGGCTTCGCAGAAACCGAGCCTGCCTGAGCCGGCACCGTGGCGGGCTGGCCGGATTCGGTCGGCAGATCGGCCTTCAGCCAGCCGCTGATGCCAGCCGACATCACGCGCACGTTGCGATAGCCCATCCCCCGGGCGCGCCGGGCGGCGTTGGGCGCCTTGCGACAGAGCGGATTCGAACAGTAGAAGACGAGGGCGGTCTCGCGATCGGCCGGCAGGTCGCTGGCGGCGAAGCCGAGGGGGTCGAGGTGGTTGGCGCCCGGCACGCGAGCGGCCAGCCAACGCGGCTCGGCGTTGACGTCGAAAATCACCAGCGGCTCGCTCTGGCTGCGGGCGTAGAGCTCCTTGGGTGAGATCTCCGCGAGACCCATGAGGCGGGCGAACATGACATCTCCTCCTGCTTGATCGGCGGCGTCACGCCGCCGGGGGAGGGGCGGCGGTGTGACGCAACCACTGGATGGCGACCGCTGCGATGGCGAGGGGCAGGACGACGAGCGTCGTCGTGCCGGCGGTCGAGAGCGGCAGGGCGAGCCAGGCGGCGCCGAAGGCGAGGCCGGCGAGCACCCAGGTCCAGCCGGCGAAACGGAAGAACGACTGCGTCCGGGCAGGGTTCATCCGCACGCACGCGAGGGATGTCAGTCGCTTGGGAATCGTGTTGCCGGTGAGCACGATGTACGCCGCCAGGAGGATCATCAGCGATCGTTGCTGGATGGATGCGGTGTCGATCCAACCGAATCGCGGAGCGAGCCGGGCGACCGCGGCCGTTGCCAGCATCAGGCCGGCAAAGACGAGGGCGACGCGGATCTCCGGGGCGCTGCTCTTGGGCTTCGGTTCGAGGCTCGCAAGCTCGTTCACGTGGTCCCTCGCAGGGGTCGGCGTGTCGGCGTGCCCTGCTGGGCGGCACGCCGGGGGCGAGCCGCCGCGACCACATCCGAGCCGACGGTTTGGGCGAAGCTCAGGAGCGCGTCCTCCAGCACCGAGAGCTTCAGCCGATAGAGGATCGTGCGGCCCTGCCGCTCGGCCGCGACGAGATCGGCCTCCTGCAGCACCGCGAAGTGCGCCGACATGGTCGGCTTCGAGACGTCGAAATGCCCTGCGAGCTCGCCGGCTCCCAGTGGGCCCTGCCGCAGCAGCTGCAGGATGCGCCGCCGGGTCGGATCGGCGAGCGCCTTGAAGACGCGGTTCATGGGTCGATAATTAGCTAACTATCGAACTATTGTCAAGCGACGGCCGCCGTCGACGACTCCGGAGTCCGGACCGCGGGCAGTCGGCGGATGCTTGTCCCGAGCTCGCCGAGGCCGCCTGCTAGCATGACGCGAGACCTTCCGGAGGCAGTCCATGTCCTTACGCGCTCGCTCTTTCGTGATCCTCGTCCTGCTGCTTGCGCTATCCGGGTGCAAGCTCGCGCGGGACCGCTACTACAA
This genomic window from Holophagales bacterium contains:
- a CDS encoding DUF1003 domain-containing protein, which translates into the protein MPARSRALSPGLRPLPARNRRRRADEPRAGGAAQHSRARAPGQERGRELEEKWSFAEQLADRIATYGGSWAFILLDLILSCPAAIQAPVIMMSQNRQEAKDRFRSQHDDQVNLKAELRLREHLASFEWPTSEVCPLEVATLRAQLGFAETEPA
- a CDS encoding rhodanese-like domain-containing protein, with product MFARLMGLAEISPKELYARSQSEPLVIFDVNAEPRWLAARVPGANHLDPLGFAASDLPADRETALVFYCSNPLCRKAPNAARRARGMGYRNVRVMSAGISGWLKADLPTESGQPATVPAQAGSVSAKPS
- a CDS encoding winged helix-turn-helix transcriptional regulator; translated protein: MNRVFKALADPTRRRILQLLRQGPLGAGELAGHFDVSKPTMSAHFAVLQEADLVAAERQGRTILYRLKLSVLEDALLSFAQTVGSDVVAAARPRRAAQQGTPTRRPLRGTT